From Miscanthus floridulus cultivar M001 chromosome 15, ASM1932011v1, whole genome shotgun sequence, the proteins below share one genomic window:
- the LOC136507847 gene encoding uncharacterized protein, with protein MVLGTSVGGPASQGGGGDGDSGQMSARPVAEADTPKTRALGKRTVSPLGSTAEVEQAAVGLAPPRVERAPKSGEGRLASADTGVAPPPPLQRRDAVKKRLSICSGQKCQAEAPAFAPRKALKVGMGSIALGAVETQELVAQVGATQAAMGREEEEEPTLREAIAPTAIEATMGAAKTPSAMEATEGEVKVEAPSVVEAIEGEVKVEASTVAEALRTSGAEVVEIVAPGNFGAEVVEAGVSAARAAALEVEMEARHASTLPPIQSVLPVQGSTQEAEVHPIPTDNASWGKGVADAGAASAVEQPASASGEGSAALVRVRPEPYGWDHPRVWWRSRDNPEGEPIFALEDVAEGGRWDTLEQYRSLAEQSLRTALSVVANDLPGVSRELEARSFGKSLFLRRERGV; from the exons atggttcttGGGACGTCGGTGGGCGGTCCGGCAtcccaaggaggaggaggagatggcgACTCAGGGCAGATGAGCGCCCGCCCCGTGGCCGAGGCCGATACACCCAAGACGAGGGCATTGGGAAAGCGCACCGTCAGCCCGCTGGGCtcgacggcagaggtggagcaggcggctgTGGGGCTGGCTCCACCAAGGGTTGAGCGAGCACCGAAGTCTGGCGAAGGTCGGCTGGCCTCAGCGGATACGGGGgtcgcgccaccgccgccattgcAGAGGAGGGACGCGGTGAAGAAGCGGTTGAGCATCTGCTCGGG CCAGAAGTGTCAGGCGGAAGCGCCTGCCTTTGCGCCGCGCAAGGCGCTCAAGGTGGGCATGGGTTCCATCGCCCTAGGGGCGGTGGAGACACAGGAGTTGGTCGCCCAGGTAGGGGCTACCCAGGCGGCCATGgggcgagaggaggaggaggagcctacacTCCGCGAGGCCATAGCACCCACAGCTATCGAGGCCACTATGGGTGCGGCCAAGACCCCCTCGGCCatggaggccaccgagggcgaggtcaAGGTCGAGGCCCCCTCGGTTGTCGAGGCCATCGAGGGCGAGGTCAAGGTCGAGGCTTCCACGGTTGCCGAGGCCCTCCGGACCTCAGgggccgaggtggtggagatcgtgGCGCCCGGGAACTTTGGGGCTGAAGTGGTGGAGGCCGGAGTGAGCGCGGCGAGGGCGGCGGCCCTGGAGGTGGAGATGGAGGCGAGGCATGCCTCAACCCTGCCGCCAATTCAGAGCGTGCTTCCGGTACAGGGGAGCACCCAGGAGGCGGAGGTCCACCCGATCCCTACCGACAATGCTTCCTGGGGGAAGGGGGTGGCCGATGCCGGGGCGGCCagtgccgtggaacagccggcttcAGCTTCGGGTGAGGGAAGTGCGGCCCTTGTGCGAGTGCGGCCTGAGCcgtacgggtgggatcacccgcgcgtctggtggcggagccgggacaaccccgagggggagcccatctttgcacttgaggacgtggccgaggggggtcgctgggacaccctcgagcagtaccgtaGCCTGGCGGAACagtcgctgcggacagcgctgtccgtcgtggccAATGACCTGCCCGGGGTCTCGCGG gagctcgaggcccggtccttcGGGAAGTCGCTGTTCCTTCGGCGGGAGAGGGGTGTCTAG